One window from the genome of Hyphomonas neptunium ATCC 15444 encodes:
- the gmk gene encoding guanylate kinase, translating to MSNSGHPKDRGNRRGLMLVLSSPSGAGKTTLSRMLLEEFGDVKLSISATTRPPRPNEVHGEDYYFKTPDEFHRMIERREFLEWAHVFDKHYGTPKADTVARLEAGEDVLFDVDWQGADALHDQMPNDVVSVFILPPSIEALQARLMGRPGSTPELVARRMEDAKREIMHWRRYDYVIVNDDLNVAYQRLKRILLVERLKRLRQIDLEDHVRALLGEA from the coding sequence ATGTCGAATAGCGGACATCCCAAAGACCGGGGCAATCGCCGGGGCCTGATGCTGGTGCTTTCCAGCCCCTCGGGCGCGGGCAAGACCACGCTGTCCCGGATGCTGCTGGAAGAGTTCGGCGATGTGAAGCTTTCGATCTCCGCCACCACCCGGCCTCCGCGCCCCAATGAGGTTCACGGCGAAGACTATTACTTCAAGACGCCCGATGAATTTCACAGGATGATCGAGCGGCGCGAATTCCTCGAATGGGCGCATGTCTTCGACAAACATTACGGCACCCCGAAAGCCGACACGGTTGCCCGCCTCGAAGCGGGTGAAGACGTCCTGTTCGATGTGGACTGGCAGGGGGCCGACGCGCTGCACGATCAGATGCCCAATGATGTGGTCTCGGTGTTCATCCTGCCGCCCAGCATTGAGGCATTGCAGGCGCGTCTTATGGGCCGTCCAGGGTCAACGCCGGAACTGGTTGCCCGCCGCATGGAGGACGCCAAGCGCGAGATCATGCACTGGCGGCGCTATGACTATGTCATCGTCAATGATGATCTCAACGTCGCCTACCAACGCCTCAAGCGCATCCTGCTGGTCGAGCGGCTGAAGCGCCTGCGCCAGATTGATCTGGAAGAT
- a CDS encoding YicC/YloC family endoribonuclease: MGTLSGMTGFARVTGEASWGGWAWEAKSVNGRSLDVRVNLPPGAEQLEREVKAMAAARFNRGSLQVSLRIELAASGAAAVINEALLSELAQAARKVSGRELSAEAIATLMSVKGVVDAGSSSTRDIMDEAVLALLSTGAAQALDELAEGRKSEGASLEGLLGDLLNQMEHLKAEAETHAASQPELIRAKLTKQLEDLDREGRVDAERYAAEVALSAAKADVREELDRLSAHIKTGRELLSAGSPAGRKIDFLAQELNREANTLCSKSISLDLTNAGLGLKGVIDQFKEQSANVE; this comes from the coding sequence ATGGGTACACTGTCGGGGATGACGGGGTTCGCGCGGGTAACCGGCGAAGCCAGCTGGGGCGGGTGGGCCTGGGAGGCCAAAAGCGTCAATGGCCGCTCGCTGGATGTACGCGTAAACCTGCCGCCGGGCGCTGAGCAGCTCGAGCGTGAGGTCAAGGCCATGGCGGCAGCACGCTTCAATCGCGGCTCGCTCCAGGTCAGCCTGCGTATTGAACTTGCTGCATCGGGCGCCGCGGCCGTTATCAATGAGGCATTGCTTTCGGAGCTCGCCCAGGCGGCGCGCAAGGTTTCCGGGCGCGAGCTTTCCGCCGAAGCCATCGCGACACTGATGTCGGTAAAGGGCGTCGTCGATGCCGGATCAAGCTCCACCCGCGATATAATGGATGAGGCGGTGCTTGCGCTGCTCTCCACTGGCGCCGCGCAGGCGCTCGACGAGCTTGCCGAAGGACGCAAATCTGAAGGCGCCTCACTGGAGGGTCTTCTTGGTGATCTCCTCAACCAAATGGAGCACTTGAAGGCTGAGGCAGAGACCCACGCCGCGAGCCAGCCCGAGCTGATCCGCGCGAAATTGACGAAACAGCTTGAGGATTTGGACCGCGAAGGGCGGGTGGACGCCGAGCGTTATGCCGCCGAAGTGGCCCTGTCAGCGGCCAAGGCGGATGTCCGCGAGGAGTTGGATCGTCTATCGGCGCATATCAAGACGGGCCGCGAATTGCTCAGTGCAGGCTCGCCGGCCGGGCGCAAGATTGATTTTCTGGCGCAGGAGCTGAACCGCGAAGCCAACACCCTCTGCTCCAAATCCATCAGCCTCGATTTGACGAATGCGGGCCTTGGCCTCAAAGGGGTGATCGACCAGTTCAAGGAGCAATCGGCCAATGTCGAATAG
- the mltG gene encoding endolytic transglycosylase MltG, translated as MGFLRTLFAWVFVLAFIAAAAVVAGWVWLNNEMTRPGPLQQEVVFMVSEGDTLTAVAGRLEAEGIIKDDRILLLKSRIDEEMQSEIPHVKAGEYILDPAISMAAVLAILTEGRSVLHKITLPEGRTTAQLLRIIETDETLEGEMPEVLPEEGTLLPDTYMFHRGMTRQALIEKVQKAQADVLAELWPERQEGLLLETPYEAVILASIVEKESGIAAERDEIAALFTTRMKRGMRLQSDPTIIYGISKGEPLYNKQGQRRTLYRSEIDRPTEWNTYQIDGLPKTPICNPGREAIAAVLNPPETEYIFFVADGKGGHLFAKTLAEHNRNVAAYRAYERGEIERERAN; from the coding sequence ATGGGATTTCTGAGAACGCTCTTCGCCTGGGTGTTTGTACTGGCATTCATTGCTGCGGCCGCAGTCGTCGCAGGCTGGGTCTGGCTCAACAATGAAATGACCCGGCCTGGTCCTTTGCAGCAAGAAGTCGTCTTCATGGTTTCCGAGGGCGATACGTTGACCGCTGTTGCCGGGCGGCTGGAAGCGGAAGGCATCATCAAGGATGACCGCATCCTTCTGCTGAAAAGCCGGATCGACGAAGAAATGCAGAGCGAGATCCCGCACGTGAAGGCGGGGGAATATATTCTTGATCCTGCCATCAGCATGGCTGCTGTGCTCGCCATTCTAACTGAGGGCCGCTCGGTTCTCCACAAGATCACTCTGCCTGAAGGCCGAACGACCGCGCAGCTTCTCCGCATCATCGAAACCGATGAAACACTGGAAGGCGAGATGCCCGAAGTGTTGCCGGAAGAAGGCACGCTGCTCCCCGACACCTACATGTTCCATCGCGGCATGACACGCCAGGCGCTGATCGAGAAGGTTCAGAAGGCGCAGGCCGATGTGCTGGCGGAACTCTGGCCGGAGCGGCAGGAGGGCCTCCTGCTCGAAACACCCTATGAGGCGGTTATCCTGGCGTCCATCGTCGAGAAGGAAAGCGGCATTGCCGCAGAGCGAGACGAGATCGCCGCCCTGTTCACGACGCGGATGAAGCGGGGTATGCGCCTTCAGAGCGACCCGACAATCATCTACGGCATTTCCAAAGGTGAGCCGCTCTATAACAAGCAAGGCCAGCGCCGGACGCTCTATCGCTCCGAAATTGATCGGCCTACGGAATGGAACACATATCAGATCGATGGTTTGCCAAAGACGCCGATCTGCAACCCAGGTCGTGAAGCCATTGCAGCGGTTCTGAACCCTCCGGAAACGGAATATATTTTCTTTGTCGCAGATGGGAAAGGCGGGCACCTCTTCGCCAAGACCCTGGCGGAACACAATCGCAATGTTGCGGCCTACCGCGCTTACGAGCGCGGCGAAATTGAACGGGAGCGGGCAAACTGA